One Capsicum annuum cultivar UCD-10X-F1 chromosome 2, UCD10Xv1.1, whole genome shotgun sequence genomic window carries:
- the LOC107851773 gene encoding E3 ubiquitin-protein ligase APD2-like has translation MSPNQLVPSPIQLNFSQYHIVISLNQEDQDIRQAAIEYILNVVVYSSVILVLLMVVALLIKLLGVCDREMTRIDDTTRRETDSLISKASASLTYGTCDEDDLESGNYCSRSSSSDDLYDENICIVCYDEKRNCFFIPCGHCATCYSCAKRITEEENKNCPICRQPIRRVRRVLLA, from the exons atgtctccaaatcAACTAGTACCAAGTccaattcaactcaatttcagtCAATACCACATCGTGATTTCTTTAAATCAG GAAGATCAAGATATACGACAGGCTGCAATAGAGTACATTCTTAATGTGGTTGTCTACTCCTCTGTTATCC TGGTGCTGTTGATGGTTGTGGCGTTACTAATTAAATTACTTGGAGTTTGTGATCGCGAAATGACAAGAATTGATGATACTACAAGAAGAGAGACGGACAGCTTAATATCGAAAGCAAGTGCTTCTTTAACATATGGAACGTGTGATGAAGATGATTTGGAATCAGGAAATTATTGCAGTCGTTCTAGTTCATCAGATGATTTGTATGATGAAAACATATGCATAGTTTGCTATGACGAGAAACGAAACTGCTTCTTCATTCCTTGTGGCCATTGTGCTACTTGTTACTCATGTGCCAAGAG GATAACTGAGGAAGAAAACAAGAATTGTCCAATTTGCAGGCAACCAATTCGGAGAGTAAGAAGAGTGCTTCTTGCATAA